The Anabrus simplex isolate iqAnaSimp1 chromosome 1, ASM4041472v1, whole genome shotgun sequence genome window below encodes:
- the LOC137503706 gene encoding uncharacterized protein, producing MGTKERGGLTLSEVMDILEADDELGHQTEGIFIEPPDGNVDTDEDSANEYEGGMVHNLTGHQLRAAAEIRLANNERIGGDYEPLEISPTTFSPSIQPTEKKQQQQQQQQQQ from the exons ATGGGCACTAAGGAAAg GGGTGGACTGACCTTATCAGAAGTGATGGATATATTGGAAGCAGACGATGAGTTAGGACATCAGACTGAGGGTATTTTCATTGAACCACCGGATGGTAATGTTGACACAGATGAAGATTCAGCCAATGAATATGAGGGAGGAATGGTTCATAACCTAACTGGACATCAGCTGCGTGCTGCAGCTGAAATACGCTTAGCAAACAATGAACGTATTGGAGGAGATTATGAACCCCTTGAAATTTCCCCTACTACTTTCTCACCATCCATTCAGCCTACGGAGAaaaaacaacagcagcagcagcagcagcagcagcagtga